The genomic segment GACGGTATTTGTATTAAAGTTCACCCTCATAGCATTGAAACTATTATTGCTAGTGAGCAATAAGGTCTTACTTTATTCGCCATTAGTCATACAAAAACACTAGCCACAAACTTGTTAGCCTGACCCTGTGGCTAATGTTTAACATGAATTTAATAGAATAGGTTTATTTAGTGAGCAAAGTAACCTTGCCAGTTTTTTGTTATGACTTGAAAGTGTTCAATACAAAACGACTTTCTATCAACTCGATAATCCTTTTCAATTTCATTCAGTAATGCCGGATACTTTTCTGGTTCAGAGCCATAGACTAAACACAGGCTTGAAAAGTACCTTTGTAAATCAAAACTATGCTCATCGATATACTCGCCTAGCTCATAAAAATCAGGGCGGTGCTCTGATTCTAAAGCAAACAAATCTGCTGCATTGAGTAAAGCATCATCGCCAGCATCAATATAATTAAGCATGATAATAGCGGCAAAGTTATCTGCAGCATCCTCTTCTTTGCCCAATATTGGAATACCATTATCAGCAATATAAGCATGAGCAATCTCATGGAGTAGCGTATGTAATAACGCATCAACTGCGGCTTGCTCCGCTGAGTCAGCAAGCTCGGCCTTATAAGCATTTTGAATAAAATAGTCTATTGAATCGACGATAAATGAGTACGGGATGTGAATGGTGTGAGAGTTGGGGTCATATAAAGGGCCATCTTGGCTCCCATACTCAATCTGCAGAGGATTGTTAAAAGTGAAGTAGGTTTCAGCCAATGCTTGTACTAACTGATTAATTTCACTTCTTTTTATTATACCTTGATAACGTAAATCAGCTTTACTTGCAGGCAAATAAGTTACACTCAT from the Shewanella japonica genome contains:
- a CDS encoding DUF4344 domain-containing metallopeptidase, giving the protein MNKLLLALIIPIYLLSGVSLASEKAKMSVTYLPASKADLRYQGIIKRSEINQLVQALAETYFTFNNPLQIEYGSQDGPLYDPNSHTIHIPYSFIVDSIDYFIQNAYKAELADSAEQAAVDALLHTLLHEIAHAYIADNGIPILGKEEDAADNFAAIIMLNYIDAGDDALLNAADLFALESEHRPDFYELGEYIDEHSFDLQRYFSSLCLVYGSEPEKYPALLNEIEKDYRVDRKSFCIEHFQVITKNWQGYFAH